One Nicotiana sylvestris chromosome 12, ASM39365v2, whole genome shotgun sequence genomic window carries:
- the LOC138884075 gene encoding uncharacterized protein, which produces MSTGETPYSLVYGIDAMIPVEVGEPSLRYSNESGQSNNENRRQNLDEAEERRDMACIRMIAQKQQAEWYYNKKAKIRPLKVGDYVLKAKTQANKDPREGKLGTNWDGPYKITAAASKGSFQLETMEGKLLPNNWNIADLKYFNFSG; this is translated from the coding sequence ATGAGCACAGGGGAAACACCATACTCACTAGTATATGGAATTGATGCAATGATACCAGTCGAGGTTGGGGAGCCTAGCTTGAGATACTCAAATGAAAGCGGGCAAAGCAACAACGAGAATAGAAGGCAAAACCTCGATGAAGCTGAAGAGCGAAGAGACATGGCCTGCATAAGAATGATAGCTCAAAAACAACAGGCAGAGTggtactacaacaaaaaagccaAAATCAGGCCACTCAAAGTCGGGGATTACGTACTCAAAGCCAAAACACAAGCAAACAAAGATCCACGAGAAGGCAAACTGGGAACCAATTGGGATGGCCCATATAAAATCACAGCGGCAGCAAGCAAAGGGTCGTTCCAACtggaaacaatggaaggaaaactactaccaaataattggaacatcgccgacctcaaatacttcaacttctcaGGATAG